In Neomonachus schauinslandi chromosome 6, ASM220157v2, whole genome shotgun sequence, a genomic segment contains:
- the LOC110589712 gene encoding vacuolar ATPase assembly integral membrane protein vma21-like — MPRSHRPPPTAQRPTNATGNATGNAAEPKPEGGSLATTFKIFLLFAGLMVKVPVGLYFSCKLLLFQSLLLMSPDDSGFYATIVAVVGLHVVLAVFVFIVWKEGMPDWQENKNE; from the coding sequence ATGCCGCGCTCCCACAGGCCTCCGCCGACCGCCCAGCGGCCCACCAACGCCACCGGCAACGCCACCGGCAATGCTGCCGAGCCCAAGCCCGAAGGCGGCAGCCTGGCCAcgactttcaagatttttctcctctttgcagGACTGATGGTTAAAGTTCCTGTGGGCTTGTATTTTTCCTGCAAATTGCTTCTTTTCCAAAGTCTCCTGTTAATGTCTCCTGACGACAGTGGCTTTTACGCGACCATTGTCGCGGTGGTGGGGCTGCATGTGGTGCTGGCGGTGTTTGTGTTCATCGTGTGGAAGGAGGGCATGCCTGACTGGCAGGAAAACAAGAACGAGTAG